A region of the Mycobacteriales bacterium genome:
TCCTCGTGCTCGGCCACCTGCTGATCATGAACATCCTCGACGGAGGCGTGCAGCGCATCAACTTCAGCTTCGTCGCGGGCCGCTGGGCGTCGCCGTTCTGGCGCACCTGGGACCTCGCGCAGCTGTGGCTCGCGATGCTGCACGGCACCAACGGCCTGCGCGTCATCATCAACGACTACGCCGAGCGCGACACCACGCGCTTCTGGCTGAAGATGCTCCTCTACGTCTCGAGCTTCCTCATCCTGCTGCTCGGCACCGTCGTCATCTTCACCTTCGACCCGACCATCAGCTAGGAGCATCGACCGATGGTGCAGGTCCACAAGTACGACACGGTCATCGTCGGCGCGGGCGGGGCGGGCATGCGCGCCGCGCTCGAGGCGGGGAAGCGGTCCAAGACCGCCGTGCTCACCAAGCTCTACCCGACGCGCTCCCA
Encoded here:
- a CDS encoding succinate dehydrogenase hydrophobic membrane anchor subunit translates to MTATAETPVVIEAPRPRRRRPVRKGSGTNFEMYSWIFMRMSGLLLVVLVLGHLLIMNILDGGVQRINFSFVAGRWASPFWRTWDLAQLWLAMLHGTNGLRVIINDYAERDTTRFWLKMLLYVSSFLILLLGTVVIFTFDPTIS